In a genomic window of Methylobacter sp. YRD-M1:
- a CDS encoding IS5 family transposase (programmed frameshift), with product MRKVYPSDISREQFEPIKVLLENARKKTRPRTVDLYEVFCAILYLLKSGCQWRMLPSDFPKWRTVHHYFALWSEKSEGGTSLLEQALKKNQVGEARTRQGRNAKTSFCIVDAQSVKNTDCARRKGYDAGKKVSGIKRHIVVDTQGLPHAIVVTTANVTDRQGALMAIEQHAVDLSAVTSLLVDGAYTGQPFAESVRTLIGAEVQVAKRHELHAFAVMPQRWVVERSFAWLEKCRRLWKNTERLLNTSLQFVNLAFLVLLLRRY from the exons ATGAGAAAAGTGTACCCCAGCGATATCAGTCGCGAACAGTTTGAACCGATCAAAGTCCTGCTGGAAAATGCCCGCAAGAAAACTCGGCCTCGTACAGTGGATTTGTATGAGGTGTTCTGTGCCATTCTGTACTTGCTGAAGAGCGGCTGCCAGTGGCGCATGTTGCCGAGCGATTTTCCGAAATGGCGTACGGTCCATCATTATTTTGCACTGTGGAGCGAAAAATCTGAAGGCGGCACCAGTCTGCTGGAGCAGGCATTAAA AAAAAATCAGGTTGGCGAGGCCCGTACCAGACAGGGGCGCAACGCCAAGACGAGTTTCTGCATCGTTGATGCACAGAGCGTCAAGAACACCGACTGCGCACGCCGCAAAGGGTATGATGCGGGCAAAAAGGTGTCAGGCATCAAGCGCCATATTGTGGTTGATACGCAAGGATTACCCCATGCGATAGTCGTTACCACCGCTAATGTTACGGATCGGCAAGGGGCGCTCATGGCAATCGAACAGCATGCGGTTGATTTATCGGCCGTGACATCGCTACTGGTGGATGGCGCTTATACCGGTCAGCCTTTTGCAGAATCGGTACGGACATTAATCGGTGCCGAGGTGCAGGTGGCCAAACGCCATGAGCTTCATGCCTTTGCCGTCATGCCCCAACGCTGGGTCGTGGAACGATCGTTCGCTTGGCTAGAGAAGTGCCGACGGCTTTGGAAGAATACTGAGCGCTTGCTCAATACCAGTTTGCAGTTCGTTAATCTGGCTTTCTTGGTGCTGTTGCTGCGGAGATATTGA
- a CDS encoding DinB family protein → MSSTNPICLMAEYNEWMNARLYEAAKNLPIEELNADRKAFFGSILGTLNHLVVADTIWLKRFAVHPANYTALDMIRDLPTPKSLDQMLFTDIQSLAKHRKSLDQAIMEWAHAIAEHDLDYVLCYSNMKGIPAQKNFFSLGVCRTGFSITILV, encoded by the coding sequence GTGAGCAGTACCAACCCTATCTGCCTGATGGCGGAGTACAACGAATGGATGAATGCCAGACTGTATGAGGCTGCCAAAAACTTGCCCATCGAAGAGCTTAACGCCGACAGAAAAGCATTCTTCGGCTCCATTCTCGGAACACTTAACCATTTGGTCGTTGCAGACACTATTTGGCTGAAGCGCTTCGCAGTCCATCCTGCCAATTATACGGCGCTCGATATGATACGAGATCTGCCAACCCCAAAAAGCCTTGATCAGATGCTCTTTACAGACATTCAAAGCCTTGCAAAACACCGGAAGTCGCTTGATCAGGCCATCATGGAATGGGCGCACGCGATTGCCGAACACGACCTGGATTACGTCCTGTGTTATTCAAATATGAAAGGCATACCTGCGCAGAAGAATTTTTTCAGCCTAGGAGTCTGTCGGACAGGGTTCAGTATTACGATTCTTGTTTGA